One window from the genome of Streptomyces cadmiisoli encodes:
- a CDS encoding GNAT family N-acetyltransferase, with product MSTPTNVGALTLRPLDPLRDAELLHTWVTHPKAAFWMMQQARLEDVERAYMEIAADEHHHAHLGLHDGVPAFLMEWYDPAHRELVGLYEPRPGDVGMHFLVAPTDRPVRGFTRAVITAVMRQLFEDPATARVVVEPDVDNKAVHALNEAVGFLPEREIQKPEKKALLSFCTRERFLAATGVAA from the coding sequence ATGAGCACCCCCACCAACGTCGGCGCCCTCACCCTGCGCCCCCTCGACCCGCTCCGGGACGCCGAGCTGCTGCACACCTGGGTAACGCATCCCAAAGCCGCGTTCTGGATGATGCAGCAGGCACGGCTGGAGGACGTCGAGCGGGCCTACATGGAGATAGCCGCCGACGAGCACCACCACGCCCACCTGGGCCTGCACGACGGGGTGCCCGCGTTCCTGATGGAGTGGTACGACCCGGCCCACCGGGAGCTGGTCGGGCTGTACGAGCCGCGGCCGGGCGACGTCGGCATGCACTTCCTGGTCGCGCCGACCGACCGGCCCGTGCGCGGGTTCACCCGGGCCGTCATCACCGCCGTCATGCGGCAGTTGTTCGAGGACCCGGCGACCGCCCGGGTCGTGGTCGAGCCGGACGTGGACAACAAGGCCGTGCACGCGCTGAACGAGGCGGTCGGGTTCCTGCCCGAGCGCGAGATCCAGAAGCCGGAGAAGAAGGCGCTGCTGAGCTTCTGCACCCGGGAGCGGTTCCTCGCCGCGACGGGGGTGGCCGCATGA
- a CDS encoding DUF4429 domain-containing protein, whose translation MAEIIQRDGTWSFDGDALRLTPGRDKNVGLLRKALGELVVPLGALAGVSFEQGRRSGRLRLRLRSGADPLLHATAGRLAEPHDPYQLVVESDRYGVAEYFVDEVRNALLLDQVPTDPVSEYLLPGPAVPLSAAAGDGVASFDGEQVRLEWNWKTEDAKSAAGTRLLSLADIAAVEWHPAVGLENGYLRFTVRNAPTKAPPKYDPNSVELWGFKKDPLMAMVAAAVQARLPHPAAAPAPVAALPAQGAPAAADDHDALLRRLRELGDLHRTGVLTDEEFTLAKQAVLKRM comes from the coding sequence ATGGCGGAAATCATCCAGAGGGACGGCACCTGGAGCTTCGACGGCGACGCTCTGCGGCTGACGCCGGGACGGGACAAGAACGTCGGCCTGCTGCGCAAGGCACTCGGTGAACTGGTCGTGCCGCTGGGCGCGTTGGCGGGTGTCTCCTTCGAGCAGGGCCGCAGGAGCGGCCGGCTGAGGCTGCGCCTGCGGTCCGGCGCCGACCCGCTGCTGCACGCCACGGCGGGGCGGCTGGCCGAGCCCCACGACCCCTATCAGCTCGTCGTCGAGTCGGACCGCTACGGCGTCGCCGAGTACTTCGTGGACGAGGTGCGCAACGCCCTGCTGCTGGACCAGGTGCCCACCGACCCGGTCTCCGAGTATCTGCTGCCCGGTCCGGCGGTGCCGCTGTCGGCCGCCGCCGGCGACGGCGTGGCGAGCTTCGACGGCGAGCAGGTGCGCCTGGAGTGGAACTGGAAGACGGAGGACGCCAAGTCCGCCGCCGGCACCCGGCTGCTGTCCCTCGCGGACATCGCGGCGGTGGAGTGGCATCCGGCGGTCGGCCTGGAGAACGGATATCTCCGCTTCACCGTGCGCAACGCCCCCACGAAGGCCCCGCCGAAGTACGACCCCAACTCCGTGGAGCTGTGGGGCTTCAAGAAGGACCCGCTGATGGCGATGGTGGCGGCCGCTGTGCAGGCCCGGCTGCCGCATCCCGCCGCCGCGCCCGCGCCGGTCGCGGCACTGCCGGCGCAGGGCGCACCGGCCGCCGCGGACGACCATGACGCGCTGCTGCGCAGGCTGCGCGAGCTGGGCGATCTGCACCGCACGGGCGTGCTCACGGACGAGGAGTTCACCCTGGCCAAGCAGGCGGTCCTGAAGCGGATGTAG
- a CDS encoding lysine N(6)-hydroxylase/L-ornithine N(5)-oxygenase family protein — protein sequence MPSSTWESPLTALPDTTNKTYDFVGIGLGPFNLGLACLTEPIDELDGVFLESKPDFEWHAGMFLDGAHLQTPFMSDLVTLADPTSPYSFLNYLKERGRLYSFYIRENFYPLRVEYDDYCRWAAAQLSSIRFGTTVTEVTYEDELYVVATAAGETFRARHLVLGTGTPPYLPEACRDLGGDFLHNSRYLGHKAELQRKESITLVGSGQSAAEIYYDLLSEIDVHGYRLNWVTRSPRFFPLEYTKLTLEMTSPEYIDYFRALPERTRYRLTTEQKGLFKGIDGDLINEIFDLLYRKNLGGPVPTRLLTNTSLQGASYDNGTYTLAFRQEEQEKDFELTSQGLILATGYKYVEPEFLAPVGDRLRRDSQGNFDVGRNYAIDVTGRGVFLQNGGVHAHSITSPDLGMGAYRNSYIIRELLGSEYYPVEKSIAFQEFAV from the coding sequence ATGCCGAGCAGTACCTGGGAGAGTCCCTTGACCGCGCTTCCTGACACCACGAACAAGACCTACGACTTCGTGGGGATCGGGCTCGGGCCCTTCAATCTCGGCCTGGCCTGCCTCACCGAACCCATCGACGAGCTCGACGGCGTCTTCCTGGAGTCGAAGCCCGACTTCGAGTGGCACGCCGGCATGTTCCTCGACGGCGCCCACCTCCAGACGCCGTTCATGTCGGACCTGGTCACCCTGGCCGACCCGACGTCCCCGTACTCCTTCCTCAACTACCTGAAGGAGCGCGGACGGCTCTACTCGTTCTACATCCGCGAGAACTTCTACCCCCTGCGGGTGGAGTACGACGACTACTGCCGGTGGGCCGCCGCTCAGCTGTCCAGCATCCGCTTCGGCACGACGGTCACCGAGGTGACGTACGAGGACGAGCTGTACGTGGTCGCCACGGCCGCCGGCGAGACGTTCCGCGCCCGCCACCTGGTCCTGGGCACCGGCACCCCGCCGTACCTCCCGGAGGCCTGCCGCGACCTGGGCGGCGACTTCCTCCACAACTCCCGCTACCTCGGGCACAAGGCGGAGCTCCAGCGCAAGGAGTCGATCACGCTGGTGGGCAGCGGCCAGTCCGCCGCCGAGATCTACTACGACCTGCTCAGCGAGATCGACGTCCACGGCTACCGGCTGAACTGGGTGACGCGCTCCCCGCGCTTCTTCCCCCTCGAATACACCAAGCTCACGCTGGAGATGACCTCCCCGGAGTACATCGACTACTTCCGCGCGCTGCCCGAGCGGACCCGCTACCGCCTCACCACCGAGCAGAAGGGCCTGTTCAAGGGCATCGACGGCGACCTGATCAACGAGATCTTCGACCTGCTCTACCGGAAGAACCTCGGCGGCCCGGTCCCCACCCGCCTGCTCACCAACACGTCGCTGCAGGGCGCGTCGTACGACAACGGCACCTACACCCTCGCCTTCCGCCAGGAGGAGCAGGAGAAGGACTTCGAGCTCACCTCGCAGGGCCTGATCCTCGCCACCGGCTACAAGTACGTCGAGCCGGAGTTCCTCGCCCCGGTCGGCGACCGTCTGCGCCGCGACTCCCAGGGCAACTTCGACGTCGGCCGCAACTACGCGATCGACGTCACCGGCCGAGGCGTCTTCCTCCAGAACGGCGGCGTCCACGCCCACAGCATCACCTCGCCCGACCTGGGCATGGGGGCGTACCGCAACTCGTACATCATCCGAGAGCTGCTCGGCAGCGAGTACTACCCGGTCGAGAAGTCGATCGCGTTCCAGGAGTTCGCCGTATGA
- the desA gene encoding lysine decarboxylase DesA: MRSHLLNDTTAEHYRRSVTEGVERVAAKLAATDRPFTGVTVDALAPRIERIDLDTPLHDTAAVLDELEDVYLRDAIYFHHPRYLAHLNCPVVVPAVLAEAILTAVNSSLDTWDQSAGGTLIERKLVDWTTERIGLGPAADGVFTSGGTQSNLQALLLAREEAKTEVLADLRVFASEASHFSVKKSAKLLGLSEDAVVSVPVDQDKRMQTLALARELERCEQDGLVPMAVVATAGTTDFGSIDPLTEIAELCDRYGTWMHVDAAYGCGLLASLKHRHRLTGIERADSVTVDYHKSFFQPVSSSAVLVRDARTLRHATYHAEYLNPRRMVQERIPNQVDKSLQTTRRFDALKLWVTLRVMGADGVGQLFDEVCDLAAEGWKLLAADPRYDVVVEPTLSTLVFRHIPAGVTDPTEIDRANLYARKALFASGEAIVAGTKVNGRHYLKFTLLNPETTIGDIAAVLDLIAGHAEQYLGESLDRAS; this comes from the coding sequence ATGCGCTCGCACCTGCTCAATGACACGACCGCGGAGCACTACCGCCGCTCCGTGACCGAGGGAGTCGAGCGGGTGGCGGCCAAACTGGCAGCCACCGACCGTCCGTTCACCGGCGTCACGGTCGACGCCCTCGCTCCCCGCATCGAGCGGATCGACCTCGACACACCGCTGCACGACACCGCCGCGGTCCTCGACGAACTGGAGGACGTCTACCTCCGGGACGCGATCTACTTCCACCACCCCCGCTACCTCGCCCACCTCAACTGCCCGGTCGTGGTCCCGGCCGTGCTCGCGGAGGCGATCCTGACGGCCGTCAACTCCTCCCTCGACACCTGGGACCAGTCGGCCGGCGGCACCCTCATCGAGCGCAAGCTCGTCGACTGGACCACCGAGCGCATCGGCCTCGGCCCCGCCGCCGACGGCGTGTTCACCTCCGGCGGCACCCAGTCCAACCTCCAGGCCCTGCTGCTGGCCCGCGAGGAGGCCAAGACCGAGGTCCTGGCCGACCTGCGCGTCTTCGCCTCCGAGGCCAGCCACTTCAGCGTCAAGAAGTCCGCGAAACTGCTCGGCCTGAGCGAGGACGCCGTGGTCTCCGTCCCCGTCGACCAGGACAAGCGGATGCAGACCCTCGCCCTCGCCCGCGAGCTGGAGCGCTGCGAGCAGGACGGCCTCGTCCCCATGGCTGTCGTCGCCACCGCCGGCACCACCGACTTCGGCTCCATCGACCCGCTGACCGAGATCGCCGAGCTGTGCGACCGGTACGGCACCTGGATGCACGTGGACGCCGCCTACGGCTGCGGGCTGCTCGCCTCCCTGAAGCACCGCCACCGGCTCACGGGCATCGAGCGCGCCGATTCCGTCACGGTCGACTACCACAAGTCCTTCTTCCAGCCGGTGAGCTCGTCCGCCGTGCTGGTCCGCGACGCGCGCACCCTGCGGCACGCCACCTACCACGCGGAGTACCTCAACCCGCGCCGGATGGTGCAGGAACGTATCCCCAACCAGGTGGACAAGTCCCTCCAGACCACCCGCCGGTTCGACGCCCTCAAGCTCTGGGTCACGCTGCGCGTGATGGGCGCCGACGGCGTCGGACAGCTCTTCGACGAGGTCTGCGACCTGGCCGCCGAGGGCTGGAAGCTGCTCGCCGCCGACCCGCGCTACGACGTCGTCGTCGAGCCGACCCTGTCCACCCTGGTCTTCCGGCACATCCCGGCCGGCGTCACCGACCCCACCGAGATCGACCGCGCGAACCTCTACGCCCGCAAGGCGCTGTTCGCCTCCGGCGAGGCCATCGTCGCGGGCACGAAGGTGAACGGCCGCCACTACCTGAAGTTCACCCTGCTCAACCCCGAGACCACGATCGGCGACATCGCCGCCGTTCTCGACCTGATCGCCGGCCATGCCGAGCAGTACCTGGGAGAGTCCCTTGACCGCGCTTCCTGA
- a CDS encoding siderophore-interacting protein produces MPTAVAAPFRFFSLQVVRARRLGPSLVRVTFAGPDLSDFHSDGRDQSLSLFLPLPGQDAPVVPVELGDGWWQAWRELPDDVRAVMRSYTLRALRRRPDEIDIDFVLHGVEPDAAVPAGPASRWAAKAAAGDRVLLLGPAVADNRAIRFRPPADTDLAVIWGDATAVPAVAAILESLPAGLPVRAWLEVHDPGDIQDLVTAADAEVTWLVRDESSGEGSPMALAALEATPLPAAEHPYVWIAGESSCVKRLRRHFVAERGVDRRRVTFVGYWRQGLSEEQLREQGE; encoded by the coding sequence ATGCCGACGGCCGTGGCCGCCCCGTTCCGTTTCTTCTCCCTCCAGGTCGTACGGGCGAGGCGGCTCGGACCGTCCCTGGTGCGGGTCACGTTCGCGGGGCCCGACCTGAGCGACTTCCACTCCGACGGGCGCGACCAGTCCCTGTCGCTGTTCCTGCCCCTCCCCGGCCAGGACGCGCCCGTCGTACCGGTCGAACTCGGCGACGGCTGGTGGCAGGCCTGGCGGGAACTCCCGGACGACGTACGGGCCGTGATGCGCTCGTACACCCTGCGCGCCCTGCGCCGCCGTCCCGACGAGATCGACATCGACTTCGTGCTGCACGGAGTCGAGCCGGACGCCGCCGTACCCGCCGGCCCGGCCTCCCGCTGGGCCGCAAAGGCCGCCGCCGGCGACCGTGTCCTGCTGCTCGGGCCGGCCGTCGCGGACAACCGGGCGATCCGGTTCCGGCCGCCCGCGGACACCGATCTCGCCGTGATCTGGGGGGACGCCACCGCCGTTCCCGCCGTCGCGGCGATCCTGGAGTCACTGCCGGCCGGGCTGCCCGTCCGCGCCTGGCTGGAGGTGCACGACCCGGGGGACATCCAGGACCTGGTGACGGCGGCCGACGCCGAGGTCACCTGGCTCGTCCGGGACGAGTCGAGCGGCGAGGGGTCCCCCATGGCCCTCGCCGCGCTGGAGGCCACCCCGCTCCCCGCCGCGGAACACCCCTACGTCTGGATCGCCGGCGAGTCGTCGTGCGTGAAGCGGCTGCGCCGGCACTTCGTCGCCGAGCGCGGCGTCGACCGCCGCCGCGTGACGTTCGTGGGCTACTGGCGGCAGGGACTGAGCGAAGAACAACTGCGCGAGCAGGGCGAGTAG
- a CDS encoding IucA/IucC family protein, which translates to MNLTDSVAHLSPERWEEADRSLIRKALAEFTHERLITPEPDGDQYVVRSDDGLTGYRFTATRHALDHWQVDAASITRHRDGAQLPLAALDFFIELRTALGLSDEILPVYLEEISSTLSGTCYKLAKPQIPVAELAASGFQAVETGMTEGHPCFVANNGRLGFGIHEYLSYAPETANPVRLVWLAAHRSRAAFTAGVGIEYETFLRQELGDDTVDRFEERLTGQGLDPADYLLIPVHPWQWWNKLSVTFAAEVARGYLVCLGEGDDEYLAQQSIRTFFNRSHPEKHYVKTALSVLNMGFMRGLSAAYMEATPAINDWLAQLIESDPVLKSTGLSIIRERAAVGYRHLEYEQATDRTSPYRKMLAALWRESPVPSLGEGETPATMAALLHVDHEGNTFAGALIERSGLAPTEWLRGYLRAYFVPLLHSFYAYDLVYMPHGENVILVLKDGVVQRAVYKDIAEEIAVMDPHAVLPPAVERVRVDVPEDTRLLSLFTDVFDCFFRFLAANLATEGVLTEDDFWGTVAQVTREYQASAPQLADKFRQYDMFAPEFALSCLNRLQLRNNRQMVDLSDPAGALQLIGTLKNPLAGR; encoded by the coding sequence ATGAACCTCACCGACTCCGTGGCCCACCTCTCGCCCGAGCGCTGGGAGGAGGCCGACCGGTCGCTGATCCGCAAGGCGCTCGCCGAGTTCACGCACGAGCGGCTGATCACTCCCGAACCAGACGGCGACCAGTACGTCGTCCGCAGCGACGACGGGCTGACCGGCTACCGCTTCACGGCCACCCGGCACGCCCTCGACCACTGGCAGGTCGACGCGGCCTCCATCACCCGGCACCGCGACGGCGCGCAGCTGCCGCTCGCCGCGCTGGACTTCTTCATCGAGCTGCGGACGGCCCTCGGCCTCAGCGACGAGATCCTGCCGGTCTACCTGGAGGAGATCTCCTCCACGCTGTCCGGCACCTGCTACAAGCTCGCCAAACCGCAGATCCCCGTCGCCGAGCTGGCCGCGAGCGGCTTCCAGGCCGTCGAGACGGGCATGACCGAGGGCCACCCCTGCTTCGTGGCCAACAACGGCCGCCTCGGCTTCGGGATCCACGAGTACCTGTCGTACGCGCCCGAGACGGCGAACCCCGTCCGGCTGGTGTGGCTGGCCGCGCACCGCTCCCGGGCCGCGTTCACCGCGGGCGTCGGCATCGAGTACGAGACGTTCCTGCGCCAGGAACTGGGCGACGACACGGTCGACCGGTTCGAGGAGCGGCTGACCGGGCAGGGGCTCGACCCCGCCGACTACCTCCTCATCCCCGTCCACCCCTGGCAGTGGTGGAACAAGCTGTCCGTGACCTTCGCCGCGGAGGTGGCGCGCGGGTACCTGGTCTGCCTGGGCGAGGGCGACGACGAGTACCTGGCCCAGCAGTCGATCCGCACCTTCTTCAACCGGTCGCACCCCGAGAAGCACTACGTCAAAACGGCCCTCTCGGTGCTCAACATGGGCTTCATGCGGGGCCTGTCGGCCGCCTACATGGAGGCCACGCCGGCCATCAACGACTGGCTCGCGCAGCTCATCGAGAGCGACCCCGTGCTGAAGTCGACCGGCCTGTCGATCATCAGGGAGCGGGCCGCGGTCGGCTACCGGCACCTGGAGTACGAGCAGGCGACGGACCGCACCTCGCCCTACCGCAAGATGCTGGCCGCGCTGTGGCGGGAGAGCCCGGTGCCGTCGCTCGGCGAGGGCGAGACGCCCGCCACCATGGCGGCCCTCCTCCACGTCGACCACGAGGGCAACACCTTCGCGGGCGCGCTGATCGAGCGGTCGGGCCTGGCTCCGACGGAGTGGCTGCGCGGCTACCTGCGGGCGTACTTCGTCCCGCTGCTGCACAGCTTCTACGCCTACGACCTGGTCTACATGCCGCACGGCGAGAACGTCATCCTCGTACTGAAGGACGGCGTCGTGCAGCGCGCGGTCTACAAGGACATCGCCGAGGAGATCGCGGTGATGGACCCGCACGCGGTGCTGCCGCCCGCGGTGGAGCGGGTGCGGGTGGACGTCCCCGAGGACACCAGGCTCCTGTCCCTGTTCACCGACGTCTTCGACTGCTTCTTCCGCTTCCTCGCCGCGAACCTCGCCACCGAGGGCGTCCTGACGGAGGACGACTTCTGGGGCACGGTCGCGCAGGTGACGCGGGAGTACCAGGCGTCGGCGCCCCAACTGGCCGACAAGTTCCGGCAGTACGACATGTTCGCCCCGGAGTTCGCGCTGTCCTGTCTGAACCGGCTCCAGCTGCGCAACAACCGGCAGATGGTGGACCTGTCGGATCCGGCCGGCGCGCTCCAGCTGATCGGCACCCTGAAGAACCCCCTCGCGGGGCGCTGA
- a CDS encoding beta-N-acetylhexosaminidase, with product MRQRHRTLRLLASLLLVTAVGASLTGATPAPPAATPLDRVIPAPASVAPGGSPYRITDRTRIRVDDSREARRIGGYLADVLRPSTGYRLPVTTHGDGGIRLRLAKGPYGDEGYRLDSGRGGVTVTAGRPAGLFHGVQTLRQLLPAAVEKDSVQPGPWLIAGGTVEDTPRYAWRGAMLDVSRHFFGVDEVKRYIDQLALYKFNKLHLHLSDDQGWRIAIDSWPRLATYGGSTEVGGGPGGYYTKADYKEIVRHAAARHLEVVPEIDMPGHTNAALASYAELNCDGVAPPLYTGTQVGFSSLCVPKEITYDFVDDVVRELAALTPGRYLHIGGDEAHSTPHADYVTFMDRAQATVAEYGKTVVGWHQLTGATPVRGAVAQYWGLDGTGAAEKEQVARAARNGTGIVLSPADRLYLDMKYDAGTPLGLSWAGYVEVRRSYDWDPGTYLPGVPASAIRGVEAPLWSETLENSGHIEYMAFPRLPGVAELGWSPAATHDWDRYKVRLAAQGPRWEALGIGYYRSPQVPWPAAG from the coding sequence GTGAGACAGCGCCACAGAACGCTTCGCCTTCTCGCCTCCCTGCTGCTCGTCACCGCGGTGGGGGCCTCCCTCACCGGCGCCACCCCCGCACCCCCGGCCGCGACCCCGCTCGACCGCGTGATCCCCGCCCCCGCCTCCGTCGCCCCCGGCGGCTCCCCCTACCGCATCACCGACCGCACCCGCATCCGCGTCGACGACTCCCGCGAGGCCCGCCGCATCGGCGGCTACCTCGCCGACGTGCTGCGCCCGTCCACCGGCTACCGCCTGCCCGTCACCACCCACGGCGACGGAGGCATCCGGCTGCGCCTGGCCAAGGGCCCCTACGGCGACGAGGGGTACCGCCTGGACAGCGGACGCGGCGGCGTCACCGTCACCGCCGGCCGCCCCGCCGGTCTGTTCCACGGTGTGCAGACCCTGCGCCAGCTCCTGCCCGCCGCCGTCGAGAAGGACAGCGTCCAGCCCGGTCCCTGGCTGATCGCCGGCGGCACCGTCGAGGACACCCCGCGCTACGCCTGGCGCGGCGCCATGCTCGACGTCTCGCGCCACTTCTTCGGCGTCGACGAGGTCAAGCGGTACATCGACCAGCTCGCGCTCTACAAGTTCAACAAGCTGCACCTGCACCTCAGCGACGACCAGGGCTGGCGCATCGCCATCGACTCCTGGCCGCGCCTCGCCACATACGGCGGCTCCACCGAGGTCGGCGGCGGACCCGGCGGGTACTACACGAAGGCCGACTACAAGGAGATCGTCCGGCACGCCGCCGCCCGGCACCTGGAGGTCGTCCCCGAGATAGACATGCCGGGCCACACCAACGCGGCCCTCGCCTCCTACGCCGAACTGAACTGCGACGGCGTCGCGCCCCCGCTGTACACCGGCACCCAGGTCGGCTTCAGCTCGCTGTGCGTGCCGAAGGAGATCACCTACGACTTCGTCGACGACGTGGTGCGCGAGCTGGCCGCCCTCACCCCCGGGCGCTATCTGCACATCGGCGGCGACGAGGCGCACTCCACCCCCCACGCCGACTACGTGACCTTCATGGACCGGGCGCAGGCGACCGTCGCCGAGTACGGCAAGACGGTCGTCGGCTGGCACCAGCTGACCGGCGCGACGCCCGTGCGGGGCGCGGTGGCCCAGTACTGGGGTCTGGACGGCACCGGTGCCGCCGAGAAGGAGCAGGTCGCCCGCGCCGCGCGGAACGGGACCGGGATCGTCCTGTCACCGGCCGACCGGCTCTACCTCGACATGAAGTACGACGCCGGCACCCCGCTCGGGCTGTCCTGGGCCGGATACGTCGAGGTGCGGCGGTCCTACGACTGGGACCCGGGCACCTACCTGCCGGGCGTGCCCGCGTCGGCGATCCGCGGCGTGGAGGCGCCGCTGTGGTCGGAGACCCTCGAGAACTCCGGCCACATCGAGTACATGGCCTTCCCCCGGCTGCCGGGCGTCGCCGAGCTCGGCTGGTCGCCGGCCGCCACCCACGACTGGGACCGCTACAAGGTGCGGCTCGCCGCGCAGGGCCCGCGCTGGGAGGCACTCGGGATCGGGTACTACCGGTCGCCCCAGGTGCCCTGGCCCGCCGCGGGGTAG
- the glmS gene encoding glutamine--fructose-6-phosphate transaminase (isomerizing) → MCGIVGYIGKRDVAPLLLEGLQRLEYRGYDSAGIVVTSPKTAGLKMVKAKGRVRDLEAKVPARFKGTTGIAHTRWATHGAPSDVNAHPHLDASGKVAVVHNGIIDNAADLRRKLQADGVEFLSETDTEVLVHLIARSQAEKLEDRVRETLRVIEGTYGIAVLHADFPDRIVVARNGSPVVLGIGEKEMFVASDIAALVTHTRQIVTLDDGEMATLKADDFRTYTTEGTRTTAEPTTVEWEAASYDMGGHETYMHKEIHEQADAVDRVLRGRIDDRFSTVHLGGLNLDAREARRIRRVKILGCGTSYHAGMIGAQMIEELARIPADAEPASEFRYRNAVVDPDTLYIAVSQSGETYDVLAAVQELKRKGARVLGIVNVVGSAIAREADGGIYVHAGPEVCVVSTKCFTNTTVAFALLALHLGRTRDLSVRDGKRIIEGLRKLPEQISEIMKQEEEIEKLAKTYADARSMLFIGRVRGYPVAREASLKLKEVSYIHAEAYPASELKHGPLALIEPALPTVAIVPDDDLLEKNRAAMEEIKARSGKILAVAHQPQEKADQTVLVPKNEDELDPILMGIPLQLLAYHTALALGRDIDKPRNLAKSVTVE, encoded by the coding sequence ATGTGCGGAATCGTCGGATACATCGGGAAGCGTGATGTCGCCCCCCTGCTCCTCGAAGGCCTTCAGCGCCTGGAGTACCGCGGCTACGACTCGGCGGGCATCGTCGTCACCTCCCCGAAGACGGCCGGTCTGAAGATGGTCAAGGCCAAGGGCCGGGTCCGGGACCTGGAGGCCAAGGTGCCGGCCCGCTTCAAGGGCACCACCGGCATCGCCCACACCCGCTGGGCCACCCACGGCGCCCCGTCCGACGTCAACGCGCACCCCCACCTCGACGCCTCGGGCAAGGTGGCCGTCGTCCACAACGGCATCATCGACAACGCCGCCGACCTGCGCCGCAAGCTTCAGGCGGACGGCGTCGAGTTCCTCTCCGAGACCGACACCGAGGTCCTCGTCCACCTCATCGCCCGGTCCCAGGCGGAGAAGCTGGAGGACAGGGTCCGCGAGACGCTGCGCGTCATCGAGGGCACCTACGGCATCGCCGTCCTGCACGCCGACTTCCCCGACCGCATCGTCGTCGCCCGCAACGGCTCGCCCGTGGTGCTCGGCATCGGCGAGAAGGAGATGTTCGTCGCCTCGGACATCGCCGCGCTGGTCACCCACACGCGGCAGATAGTCACCCTGGACGACGGCGAGATGGCCACCCTCAAGGCCGACGACTTCCGCACGTACACCACCGAGGGCACCCGCACCACCGCCGAGCCGACCACCGTCGAGTGGGAGGCCGCGTCGTACGACATGGGCGGCCACGAGACGTACATGCACAAGGAGATCCACGAGCAGGCCGACGCCGTGGACCGCGTCCTGCGCGGCCGCATCGACGACCGCTTCTCCACCGTGCACCTCGGCGGCCTCAACCTGGACGCCCGCGAGGCGCGCCGGATCCGCCGGGTGAAGATCCTCGGCTGCGGCACCTCCTACCACGCGGGCATGATCGGCGCCCAGATGATCGAGGAGCTGGCCCGCATCCCCGCGGACGCCGAGCCCGCCTCGGAGTTCCGCTACCGCAACGCGGTGGTCGACCCGGACACGCTCTACATCGCCGTGTCGCAGTCCGGTGAGACGTACGACGTGCTGGCGGCCGTCCAGGAGCTCAAGCGCAAGGGCGCGCGGGTGCTCGGCATCGTCAACGTGGTGGGCTCCGCGATCGCCCGCGAGGCCGACGGCGGCATCTACGTGCACGCGGGCCCCGAGGTCTGCGTGGTCTCCACCAAGTGCTTCACCAACACCACCGTCGCCTTCGCCCTGCTCGCCCTGCACCTCGGCCGCACCCGCGACCTGTCGGTGCGCGACGGCAAGCGCATCATCGAGGGCCTGCGCAAGCTCCCCGAGCAGATCTCCGAGATCATGAAGCAGGAGGAGGAGATCGAGAAGCTGGCGAAGACGTACGCCGACGCCCGCTCGATGCTCTTCATCGGCCGGGTGCGCGGCTACCCCGTGGCCCGCGAGGCCTCCCTGAAGCTCAAGGAGGTCTCCTACATCCACGCCGAGGCCTACCCCGCCTCGGAGTTGAAGCACGGCCCGCTCGCCCTCATCGAGCCCGCCCTCCCGACGGTCGCGATCGTCCCCGACGACGACCTGCTGGAGAAGAACCGCGCCGCGATGGAGGAGATCAAGGCCCGCAGCGGCAAGATCCTCGCGGTGGCCCACCAGCCCCAGGAGAAGGCCGACCAGACCGTCCTCGTCCCGAAGAACGAGGACGAACTCGACCCGATCCTGATGGGCATCCCGCTCCAACTCCTCGCCTACCACACGGCGTTGGCCCTGGGCCGGGACATCGACAAGCCGCGCAACCTCGCGAAGTCGGTCACGGTCGAATAG